A genomic segment from Hippoglossus stenolepis isolate QCI-W04-F060 chromosome 3, HSTE1.2, whole genome shotgun sequence encodes:
- the usp48 gene encoding ubiquitin carboxyl-terminal hydrolase 48 isoform X2 has translation MWIMAPRIQLEKAAWRWVEAVKPEEIRQEHIELAYRVNLPACKRGACRRNCKGNPNCLVGIGEQAWLGDIDENAFHNIDDPNSERRDKNTFVGLTNLGATCYVNTFLQVWFHNLELRRSLYQCHNSRAQEHNIESEYEPQSICEHLQYLFALLQNSNRKYIDPSGLVKALGLDTGQQQDAQEFSKLFLSLLEDTLSKQKNSNLQNVIQLQFCGQFSYVTVCNQCGRSSALPSRFYELELNIQGHKNLRECVTEFLKEEKLDGDNCYFCESCQSKQSATRTIKLHSLPPTLNLQLMRFVFDRQTGHKKKLNTFISFPEQLDMGSFLEGKEDQKCVYELSAVLIHRGISAYSGHYIAHVKDARTGDWYKFNDEEIEKMEGKKLQLGIEEDIAETVKSQTRKPKCSKGFHCSRNAYMLVYKVQEEESSDPSRTNIEVPAFLQRLVDQDNHKFEEWCSEMADMRKQSVDKGKAKHEEVKELYELLPTKEGEPYEFIPLDWLKKWLDDSTATKDIDNSFFLCSHGKLHPDKVGDSKRISLQAAQLLYERYGGGPRLDDSSLCSECVGQRCRVLRLKNQLNEDYKEVSNLVKRTLSDEGYWVGKASLRSWRQLALEQLEEDEHETKHSNGQTNGQGPHIKEFSSELSEGNEDEMKTFNEDIVCSHGGLTILETERKLVSTEVWTKLRAYFSKAPEFTQNQEPCQQCLTLEQEEKDNEAISKMMALDQKNQLLNLFNEKNRPTLTKWPQGTDVLYIVPLFFVDEWRKFIRRPTKSSPVSNVGNTLLLCPHGGFMFTHDSLISGDAQHIALLWPNEWEVISRLFIVDQPISIHCFKQTTPSGPTTQFTTQPDLCWECRESFLFQQQRDLREYTQATIYIRKVIEDQRLLKEAAPETNASSSEAEDEKEELPKVDGEIDPDFSQSEDGAKRLKLCDSSTASAAAVPVSNMTKLGGIRRSTRHRKLRGEKALIVSANQTLKELKIQIMHAFSVAPFDQNLSIDGKSLTDDSATLGSLGVIPESIICLKADEPIADFAAMDDVYQVRMPEEGFKGTGLLGH, from the exons ATGTG GATTATGGCTCCCCGCATACAACTGGAGAAAGCGGCTTGGCGTTGGGTGGAAGCGGTGAAACCAGAAGAAATCAGACAGGAGCATATCGAGCTAGCATATCGCGTCAACCTCCCGGCCTGCAAGAGAGGAGCCTGCAG GAGGAACTGCAAAGGGAATCCCAACTGTCTTGTGGGCATTGGTGAGCAGGCATGGCTGGGGGACATAGATGAAAATGCTTTCCACAATATTGATGACCCAAATTCAGAGCGCCGAGACAAG AACACATTTGTCGGACTGACCAACCTGGGTGCAACATGTTACGTCAACACATTCCTGCAAGTGTGGTTCCACAACCTGGAGTTGCGGAGGAGCCTCTATCAGTGCCATAATTCAAGAGCACAGGAACATAACATTGAGTCTG AGTACGAGCCTCAATCCATCTGTGAGCATCTTCAGTATCTGTTTGCACTGCTGCAGAACAGCAACAGAAAGTACATAGATCCTTCAGGGCTGGTTAAAGCACTGGGTCTGGATACAGGACAGCAGCAG GATGCCCAGGAGTTTTCCAAGCTTTTCTTGTCTCTATTGGAGGACACACTGTCGAAGCAAAAGAACTCAAACCTGCAGAATGTCATCCAGCTGCAGTTCTGTGGACAGTTCTCCTACGTTACTGT GTGTAATCAGTGTGGACGATCATCTGCTCTCCCATCCCGATTCTACGAGCTGGAGCTCAACATCCAGGGTCACAAGAACCTCAGAGAGTGTGTCACAGAGTTCCTGAAG gaggagaagctggatgGTGATAACTGCTACTTCTGTGAGAGCTGTCAGAGTAAACAAAGCGCCACCAGAACGATAAAGCTGCACAGCCTTCCTCCAACCCTCAACCTGCAGCTCATGCGCTTTGTCTTTGATAG ACAAACAGGCCACAAGAAGAAGCTGAACACTTTCATCAGTTTTCCAGAGCAACTGGACATGGGGTCATTTCTGGAAGGAAAAGAGG ACCAGAAGTGTGTTTATGAACTGAGTGCAGTGCTGATCCATCGGGGCATCAGTGCGTACTCAGGCCACTACATTGCCCACGTGAAGGATGCTCGTACTGGTGATTGGTACAAATTCAACGATGAGGAAATTGAGAAGATGGAAGGCAAGAAGCTGCAGCTTGGCATTGAGGAGGACATTG CCGAGACAGTTAAGTCCCAGACACGAAAGCCAAAGTGCAGTAAAGGCTTCCACTGCTCCAGAAATGCCTACATGCTGGTGTATAAGGTCCAGGAAGAGGAGAGCTCAGATCCCTCCAGGACCAACATCGAGGTGCCAG CCTTCCTTCAGAGGTTGGTGGACCAAGACAACCATAAATTTGAGGAGTGGTGCAGTGAAATGGCAGACATGAGAAAACAGAGCGTGGATAAGGGCAAGGCCAAGCACGAGGAGGTGAAGGAACTCTACGAGCTTTTACCCACAAAAGAAG GTGAGCCATATGAGTTTATCCCCCTGGACTGGCTGAAGAAGTGGCTGGATGACTCCACTGCCACAAAAGACATCGACAACTCTTTCTTCCTTTGTTCACACGGTAAACTGCACCCAGACAAGGTGGGAGATTCCAAAAGGATTTCTCTGCAAGCTGCTCAGCTCCTCTATGAGCGATACGGCGGAGGGCCGAGACTGGACG aTTCCTCACTGTGTAGTGAGTGTGTTGGACAGCGATGCCGAGTGCTGCGGCTGAAGAACCAGCTCAATGAAGACTACAAGGAGGTCTCCAACCTGGTCAAACGCACGCTCAG tgacgAGGGTTACTGGGTGGGCAAAGCATCTCTGCGTAGCTGGAGGCAGTTGGCTTTGgaacagctggaggaggatgaacatgaaaccaaacacagcAATGGCCAGACCAATGGACAGGGACCACACATCAAAG AGTTCAGTTCAGAGCTCTCAGAGGGCAACGAGGATGAGATGAAGACTTTCAATGAAGACATTGTCTGCAGTCATG GGGGTCTGACTATTCTCGAGACTGAACGGAAGTTAGTATCCACTGAAGTTTGGACCAAGCTAAGGGCATACTTCTCCAAAGCCCCAGAATTCACCCAAAACCAAGAGCCCTGTCAGCAGTGCCTG ACGTtagaacaggaggagaaggacaatGAGGCAATCAGTAAGATGATGGCCCTGGACCAGAAGAACCAGCTGCTCAACCTTTTCAATGAGAAGAATCGGCCAACCCTCACCAAGTggcctcag GGCACAGATGTTCTTTACATAGTTCCTCTGTTCTTTGTGGATGAGTGGAGAAAATTTATCAG gaGACCCACAAAATCCTCTCCAGTGTCTAATGTGGGCAACACTCTGCTTCTCTGCCCCCATGGAGGGTTCATGTTTACCCATGACTCCCTGATCAGCGGAGATGCACAACA TATAGCTCTGCTCTGGCCCAACGAATGGGAAGTGATTAGCAGACTCTTCATTGTGGACCAGCCCATCTCCATCCACTGCTTCAAACAAACCACACCAAGTGGACCTACCACCCAGTTCACCACTCAGCCTG ATCTGTGTTGGGAGTGCAGAGAGAGCTTCcttttccagcagcagagggaCCTCAGAGAGTACACCCAGGCAACCATCTACATCCGGAAAGTCATCGAAGACCAGAGG CTGTTAAAGGAGGCAGCTCCGGAGACAAACGCCAGCAGCTCTGAGGCAGAGGACGAGAAAGAAGAACTTCCGAAGGTGGATGGAGAGATAGACCCAGACTTTAGCCAG TCAGAAGATGGTGCAAAGCGGCTAAAGctgtgtgacagcagcacagCCTCAGCAGCGGCTGTTCCTGTGAGCAACATGACCAAACTAGGTGGAATCAGGAGAAGCACCCGGCACAGGAAACTCCGAGGAGAGAAAGCACTCATAGTTTCAGCTAATCAGACACTTAAAGAGCTGAAAATACAG ATTATGCACGCCTTCTCTGTGGCTCCATTTGACCAGAACCTCTCCATTGATGGAAAAAGTCTGACAGACGACTCGGCCACTTTGGGCAGTCTGGGCGTCATTCCAGAAAGCATCATCTGTCTGAAG GCTGATGAGCCAATAGCAGACTTTGCTGCAATGGATGATGTCTACCAGG TGAGAATGCCTGAAGAGGGATTCAAAG gcaCTGGGCTTCTCGGACACTGA
- the usp48 gene encoding ubiquitin carboxyl-terminal hydrolase 48 isoform X1: MTVRELPGQHLIMAPRIQLEKAAWRWVEAVKPEEIRQEHIELAYRVNLPACKRGACRRNCKGNPNCLVGIGEQAWLGDIDENAFHNIDDPNSERRDKNTFVGLTNLGATCYVNTFLQVWFHNLELRRSLYQCHNSRAQEHNIESEYEPQSICEHLQYLFALLQNSNRKYIDPSGLVKALGLDTGQQQDAQEFSKLFLSLLEDTLSKQKNSNLQNVIQLQFCGQFSYVTVCNQCGRSSALPSRFYELELNIQGHKNLRECVTEFLKEEKLDGDNCYFCESCQSKQSATRTIKLHSLPPTLNLQLMRFVFDRQTGHKKKLNTFISFPEQLDMGSFLEGKEDQKCVYELSAVLIHRGISAYSGHYIAHVKDARTGDWYKFNDEEIEKMEGKKLQLGIEEDIAETVKSQTRKPKCSKGFHCSRNAYMLVYKVQEEESSDPSRTNIEVPAFLQRLVDQDNHKFEEWCSEMADMRKQSVDKGKAKHEEVKELYELLPTKEGEPYEFIPLDWLKKWLDDSTATKDIDNSFFLCSHGKLHPDKVGDSKRISLQAAQLLYERYGGGPRLDDSSLCSECVGQRCRVLRLKNQLNEDYKEVSNLVKRTLSDEGYWVGKASLRSWRQLALEQLEEDEHETKHSNGQTNGQGPHIKEFSSELSEGNEDEMKTFNEDIVCSHGGLTILETERKLVSTEVWTKLRAYFSKAPEFTQNQEPCQQCLTLEQEEKDNEAISKMMALDQKNQLLNLFNEKNRPTLTKWPQGTDVLYIVPLFFVDEWRKFIRRPTKSSPVSNVGNTLLLCPHGGFMFTHDSLISGDAQHIALLWPNEWEVISRLFIVDQPISIHCFKQTTPSGPTTQFTTQPDLCWECRESFLFQQQRDLREYTQATIYIRKVIEDQRLLKEAAPETNASSSEAEDEKEELPKVDGEIDPDFSQSEDGAKRLKLCDSSTASAAAVPVSNMTKLGGIRRSTRHRKLRGEKALIVSANQTLKELKIQIMHAFSVAPFDQNLSIDGKSLTDDSATLGSLGVIPESIICLKADEPIADFAAMDDVYQVRMPEEGFKGTGLLGH; encoded by the exons ATGACAGTGAGGGAATTACCAGGCCAACATTT GATTATGGCTCCCCGCATACAACTGGAGAAAGCGGCTTGGCGTTGGGTGGAAGCGGTGAAACCAGAAGAAATCAGACAGGAGCATATCGAGCTAGCATATCGCGTCAACCTCCCGGCCTGCAAGAGAGGAGCCTGCAG GAGGAACTGCAAAGGGAATCCCAACTGTCTTGTGGGCATTGGTGAGCAGGCATGGCTGGGGGACATAGATGAAAATGCTTTCCACAATATTGATGACCCAAATTCAGAGCGCCGAGACAAG AACACATTTGTCGGACTGACCAACCTGGGTGCAACATGTTACGTCAACACATTCCTGCAAGTGTGGTTCCACAACCTGGAGTTGCGGAGGAGCCTCTATCAGTGCCATAATTCAAGAGCACAGGAACATAACATTGAGTCTG AGTACGAGCCTCAATCCATCTGTGAGCATCTTCAGTATCTGTTTGCACTGCTGCAGAACAGCAACAGAAAGTACATAGATCCTTCAGGGCTGGTTAAAGCACTGGGTCTGGATACAGGACAGCAGCAG GATGCCCAGGAGTTTTCCAAGCTTTTCTTGTCTCTATTGGAGGACACACTGTCGAAGCAAAAGAACTCAAACCTGCAGAATGTCATCCAGCTGCAGTTCTGTGGACAGTTCTCCTACGTTACTGT GTGTAATCAGTGTGGACGATCATCTGCTCTCCCATCCCGATTCTACGAGCTGGAGCTCAACATCCAGGGTCACAAGAACCTCAGAGAGTGTGTCACAGAGTTCCTGAAG gaggagaagctggatgGTGATAACTGCTACTTCTGTGAGAGCTGTCAGAGTAAACAAAGCGCCACCAGAACGATAAAGCTGCACAGCCTTCCTCCAACCCTCAACCTGCAGCTCATGCGCTTTGTCTTTGATAG ACAAACAGGCCACAAGAAGAAGCTGAACACTTTCATCAGTTTTCCAGAGCAACTGGACATGGGGTCATTTCTGGAAGGAAAAGAGG ACCAGAAGTGTGTTTATGAACTGAGTGCAGTGCTGATCCATCGGGGCATCAGTGCGTACTCAGGCCACTACATTGCCCACGTGAAGGATGCTCGTACTGGTGATTGGTACAAATTCAACGATGAGGAAATTGAGAAGATGGAAGGCAAGAAGCTGCAGCTTGGCATTGAGGAGGACATTG CCGAGACAGTTAAGTCCCAGACACGAAAGCCAAAGTGCAGTAAAGGCTTCCACTGCTCCAGAAATGCCTACATGCTGGTGTATAAGGTCCAGGAAGAGGAGAGCTCAGATCCCTCCAGGACCAACATCGAGGTGCCAG CCTTCCTTCAGAGGTTGGTGGACCAAGACAACCATAAATTTGAGGAGTGGTGCAGTGAAATGGCAGACATGAGAAAACAGAGCGTGGATAAGGGCAAGGCCAAGCACGAGGAGGTGAAGGAACTCTACGAGCTTTTACCCACAAAAGAAG GTGAGCCATATGAGTTTATCCCCCTGGACTGGCTGAAGAAGTGGCTGGATGACTCCACTGCCACAAAAGACATCGACAACTCTTTCTTCCTTTGTTCACACGGTAAACTGCACCCAGACAAGGTGGGAGATTCCAAAAGGATTTCTCTGCAAGCTGCTCAGCTCCTCTATGAGCGATACGGCGGAGGGCCGAGACTGGACG aTTCCTCACTGTGTAGTGAGTGTGTTGGACAGCGATGCCGAGTGCTGCGGCTGAAGAACCAGCTCAATGAAGACTACAAGGAGGTCTCCAACCTGGTCAAACGCACGCTCAG tgacgAGGGTTACTGGGTGGGCAAAGCATCTCTGCGTAGCTGGAGGCAGTTGGCTTTGgaacagctggaggaggatgaacatgaaaccaaacacagcAATGGCCAGACCAATGGACAGGGACCACACATCAAAG AGTTCAGTTCAGAGCTCTCAGAGGGCAACGAGGATGAGATGAAGACTTTCAATGAAGACATTGTCTGCAGTCATG GGGGTCTGACTATTCTCGAGACTGAACGGAAGTTAGTATCCACTGAAGTTTGGACCAAGCTAAGGGCATACTTCTCCAAAGCCCCAGAATTCACCCAAAACCAAGAGCCCTGTCAGCAGTGCCTG ACGTtagaacaggaggagaaggacaatGAGGCAATCAGTAAGATGATGGCCCTGGACCAGAAGAACCAGCTGCTCAACCTTTTCAATGAGAAGAATCGGCCAACCCTCACCAAGTggcctcag GGCACAGATGTTCTTTACATAGTTCCTCTGTTCTTTGTGGATGAGTGGAGAAAATTTATCAG gaGACCCACAAAATCCTCTCCAGTGTCTAATGTGGGCAACACTCTGCTTCTCTGCCCCCATGGAGGGTTCATGTTTACCCATGACTCCCTGATCAGCGGAGATGCACAACA TATAGCTCTGCTCTGGCCCAACGAATGGGAAGTGATTAGCAGACTCTTCATTGTGGACCAGCCCATCTCCATCCACTGCTTCAAACAAACCACACCAAGTGGACCTACCACCCAGTTCACCACTCAGCCTG ATCTGTGTTGGGAGTGCAGAGAGAGCTTCcttttccagcagcagagggaCCTCAGAGAGTACACCCAGGCAACCATCTACATCCGGAAAGTCATCGAAGACCAGAGG CTGTTAAAGGAGGCAGCTCCGGAGACAAACGCCAGCAGCTCTGAGGCAGAGGACGAGAAAGAAGAACTTCCGAAGGTGGATGGAGAGATAGACCCAGACTTTAGCCAG TCAGAAGATGGTGCAAAGCGGCTAAAGctgtgtgacagcagcacagCCTCAGCAGCGGCTGTTCCTGTGAGCAACATGACCAAACTAGGTGGAATCAGGAGAAGCACCCGGCACAGGAAACTCCGAGGAGAGAAAGCACTCATAGTTTCAGCTAATCAGACACTTAAAGAGCTGAAAATACAG ATTATGCACGCCTTCTCTGTGGCTCCATTTGACCAGAACCTCTCCATTGATGGAAAAAGTCTGACAGACGACTCGGCCACTTTGGGCAGTCTGGGCGTCATTCCAGAAAGCATCATCTGTCTGAAG GCTGATGAGCCAATAGCAGACTTTGCTGCAATGGATGATGTCTACCAGG TGAGAATGCCTGAAGAGGGATTCAAAG gcaCTGGGCTTCTCGGACACTGA
- the usp48 gene encoding ubiquitin carboxyl-terminal hydrolase 48 isoform X3 encodes MAPRIQLEKAAWRWVEAVKPEEIRQEHIELAYRVNLPACKRGACRRNCKGNPNCLVGIGEQAWLGDIDENAFHNIDDPNSERRDKNTFVGLTNLGATCYVNTFLQVWFHNLELRRSLYQCHNSRAQEHNIESEYEPQSICEHLQYLFALLQNSNRKYIDPSGLVKALGLDTGQQQDAQEFSKLFLSLLEDTLSKQKNSNLQNVIQLQFCGQFSYVTVCNQCGRSSALPSRFYELELNIQGHKNLRECVTEFLKEEKLDGDNCYFCESCQSKQSATRTIKLHSLPPTLNLQLMRFVFDRQTGHKKKLNTFISFPEQLDMGSFLEGKEDQKCVYELSAVLIHRGISAYSGHYIAHVKDARTGDWYKFNDEEIEKMEGKKLQLGIEEDIAETVKSQTRKPKCSKGFHCSRNAYMLVYKVQEEESSDPSRTNIEVPAFLQRLVDQDNHKFEEWCSEMADMRKQSVDKGKAKHEEVKELYELLPTKEGEPYEFIPLDWLKKWLDDSTATKDIDNSFFLCSHGKLHPDKVGDSKRISLQAAQLLYERYGGGPRLDDSSLCSECVGQRCRVLRLKNQLNEDYKEVSNLVKRTLSDEGYWVGKASLRSWRQLALEQLEEDEHETKHSNGQTNGQGPHIKEFSSELSEGNEDEMKTFNEDIVCSHGGLTILETERKLVSTEVWTKLRAYFSKAPEFTQNQEPCQQCLTLEQEEKDNEAISKMMALDQKNQLLNLFNEKNRPTLTKWPQGTDVLYIVPLFFVDEWRKFIRRPTKSSPVSNVGNTLLLCPHGGFMFTHDSLISGDAQHIALLWPNEWEVISRLFIVDQPISIHCFKQTTPSGPTTQFTTQPDLCWECRESFLFQQQRDLREYTQATIYIRKVIEDQRLLKEAAPETNASSSEAEDEKEELPKVDGEIDPDFSQSEDGAKRLKLCDSSTASAAAVPVSNMTKLGGIRRSTRHRKLRGEKALIVSANQTLKELKIQIMHAFSVAPFDQNLSIDGKSLTDDSATLGSLGVIPESIICLKADEPIADFAAMDDVYQVRMPEEGFKGTGLLGH; translated from the exons ATGGCTCCCCGCATACAACTGGAGAAAGCGGCTTGGCGTTGGGTGGAAGCGGTGAAACCAGAAGAAATCAGACAGGAGCATATCGAGCTAGCATATCGCGTCAACCTCCCGGCCTGCAAGAGAGGAGCCTGCAG GAGGAACTGCAAAGGGAATCCCAACTGTCTTGTGGGCATTGGTGAGCAGGCATGGCTGGGGGACATAGATGAAAATGCTTTCCACAATATTGATGACCCAAATTCAGAGCGCCGAGACAAG AACACATTTGTCGGACTGACCAACCTGGGTGCAACATGTTACGTCAACACATTCCTGCAAGTGTGGTTCCACAACCTGGAGTTGCGGAGGAGCCTCTATCAGTGCCATAATTCAAGAGCACAGGAACATAACATTGAGTCTG AGTACGAGCCTCAATCCATCTGTGAGCATCTTCAGTATCTGTTTGCACTGCTGCAGAACAGCAACAGAAAGTACATAGATCCTTCAGGGCTGGTTAAAGCACTGGGTCTGGATACAGGACAGCAGCAG GATGCCCAGGAGTTTTCCAAGCTTTTCTTGTCTCTATTGGAGGACACACTGTCGAAGCAAAAGAACTCAAACCTGCAGAATGTCATCCAGCTGCAGTTCTGTGGACAGTTCTCCTACGTTACTGT GTGTAATCAGTGTGGACGATCATCTGCTCTCCCATCCCGATTCTACGAGCTGGAGCTCAACATCCAGGGTCACAAGAACCTCAGAGAGTGTGTCACAGAGTTCCTGAAG gaggagaagctggatgGTGATAACTGCTACTTCTGTGAGAGCTGTCAGAGTAAACAAAGCGCCACCAGAACGATAAAGCTGCACAGCCTTCCTCCAACCCTCAACCTGCAGCTCATGCGCTTTGTCTTTGATAG ACAAACAGGCCACAAGAAGAAGCTGAACACTTTCATCAGTTTTCCAGAGCAACTGGACATGGGGTCATTTCTGGAAGGAAAAGAGG ACCAGAAGTGTGTTTATGAACTGAGTGCAGTGCTGATCCATCGGGGCATCAGTGCGTACTCAGGCCACTACATTGCCCACGTGAAGGATGCTCGTACTGGTGATTGGTACAAATTCAACGATGAGGAAATTGAGAAGATGGAAGGCAAGAAGCTGCAGCTTGGCATTGAGGAGGACATTG CCGAGACAGTTAAGTCCCAGACACGAAAGCCAAAGTGCAGTAAAGGCTTCCACTGCTCCAGAAATGCCTACATGCTGGTGTATAAGGTCCAGGAAGAGGAGAGCTCAGATCCCTCCAGGACCAACATCGAGGTGCCAG CCTTCCTTCAGAGGTTGGTGGACCAAGACAACCATAAATTTGAGGAGTGGTGCAGTGAAATGGCAGACATGAGAAAACAGAGCGTGGATAAGGGCAAGGCCAAGCACGAGGAGGTGAAGGAACTCTACGAGCTTTTACCCACAAAAGAAG GTGAGCCATATGAGTTTATCCCCCTGGACTGGCTGAAGAAGTGGCTGGATGACTCCACTGCCACAAAAGACATCGACAACTCTTTCTTCCTTTGTTCACACGGTAAACTGCACCCAGACAAGGTGGGAGATTCCAAAAGGATTTCTCTGCAAGCTGCTCAGCTCCTCTATGAGCGATACGGCGGAGGGCCGAGACTGGACG aTTCCTCACTGTGTAGTGAGTGTGTTGGACAGCGATGCCGAGTGCTGCGGCTGAAGAACCAGCTCAATGAAGACTACAAGGAGGTCTCCAACCTGGTCAAACGCACGCTCAG tgacgAGGGTTACTGGGTGGGCAAAGCATCTCTGCGTAGCTGGAGGCAGTTGGCTTTGgaacagctggaggaggatgaacatgaaaccaaacacagcAATGGCCAGACCAATGGACAGGGACCACACATCAAAG AGTTCAGTTCAGAGCTCTCAGAGGGCAACGAGGATGAGATGAAGACTTTCAATGAAGACATTGTCTGCAGTCATG GGGGTCTGACTATTCTCGAGACTGAACGGAAGTTAGTATCCACTGAAGTTTGGACCAAGCTAAGGGCATACTTCTCCAAAGCCCCAGAATTCACCCAAAACCAAGAGCCCTGTCAGCAGTGCCTG ACGTtagaacaggaggagaaggacaatGAGGCAATCAGTAAGATGATGGCCCTGGACCAGAAGAACCAGCTGCTCAACCTTTTCAATGAGAAGAATCGGCCAACCCTCACCAAGTggcctcag GGCACAGATGTTCTTTACATAGTTCCTCTGTTCTTTGTGGATGAGTGGAGAAAATTTATCAG gaGACCCACAAAATCCTCTCCAGTGTCTAATGTGGGCAACACTCTGCTTCTCTGCCCCCATGGAGGGTTCATGTTTACCCATGACTCCCTGATCAGCGGAGATGCACAACA TATAGCTCTGCTCTGGCCCAACGAATGGGAAGTGATTAGCAGACTCTTCATTGTGGACCAGCCCATCTCCATCCACTGCTTCAAACAAACCACACCAAGTGGACCTACCACCCAGTTCACCACTCAGCCTG ATCTGTGTTGGGAGTGCAGAGAGAGCTTCcttttccagcagcagagggaCCTCAGAGAGTACACCCAGGCAACCATCTACATCCGGAAAGTCATCGAAGACCAGAGG CTGTTAAAGGAGGCAGCTCCGGAGACAAACGCCAGCAGCTCTGAGGCAGAGGACGAGAAAGAAGAACTTCCGAAGGTGGATGGAGAGATAGACCCAGACTTTAGCCAG TCAGAAGATGGTGCAAAGCGGCTAAAGctgtgtgacagcagcacagCCTCAGCAGCGGCTGTTCCTGTGAGCAACATGACCAAACTAGGTGGAATCAGGAGAAGCACCCGGCACAGGAAACTCCGAGGAGAGAAAGCACTCATAGTTTCAGCTAATCAGACACTTAAAGAGCTGAAAATACAG ATTATGCACGCCTTCTCTGTGGCTCCATTTGACCAGAACCTCTCCATTGATGGAAAAAGTCTGACAGACGACTCGGCCACTTTGGGCAGTCTGGGCGTCATTCCAGAAAGCATCATCTGTCTGAAG GCTGATGAGCCAATAGCAGACTTTGCTGCAATGGATGATGTCTACCAGG TGAGAATGCCTGAAGAGGGATTCAAAG gcaCTGGGCTTCTCGGACACTGA